A genome region from Schistocerca nitens isolate TAMUIC-IGC-003100 chromosome 4, iqSchNite1.1, whole genome shotgun sequence includes the following:
- the LOC126251361 gene encoding collagenase 3-like translates to MKTIILLLLFKIIYANDKSKAIKYLSDYGYLDITNVNDNTHVSDDTFREALMLFQLTYNLEISGELSDDTLNFMNMPRCGVKDEFGSYRTSLYKWNKQHIKWHYKGATKKVLQLTDAAFKIWQDKIDIQFKHDSNNPDILITNKRRKHKFEIDKSIHCSKDLDGKGNVLGHAFFPDMNNNPVEIHMDDDEIWYLEMNTNTPKGQTNLFEVLIHEIGHSLGLRHSDDYGSIMYAYYNGSHLELSQDDIDAIQSLYGKQSTQPTQVPIKPISPPIQSEPISLCQTKHIDHILFMNGILYVFYQKWVWIIQNTIPQSQLITDWLTFLPNDVNRIDGIYQRPSGELVIFSNNMVYMIHLHTLQLISGYPKPLSSTGLRNNFKLNGIVNTYSGRTFIFFNDFFYAEIDECNFKYKVRGIISREYSGLPTGINSVFRYINDRYAKMIGWDDCTAIIGCNIVYKGMMDRSDKKVHVLEFRQQ, encoded by the exons atgaaaacaataatactcttattgttgtttaaaattatatatgccaatgataagagtaaagcaataaagtatttaagtgattatggatatttagatattacaaatgttaatgataatactcatgttagtgatgatacatttagagaagcattaatgttatttcagttaacatataatcttgaaataagtggtgaattaagtgatgatactttaaattttatgaacatgcctagatgtggtgtaaaagatgaatttggtagctatagaactagtttgtataaatggaataagcaacatatcaaatggcattataaaggtgctactaaaaaagtattacaattaactgatgcagcatttaaaatatggcaagataaaatagatattcagtttaaacatgatagcaataatcctgatatcttaattacaaataaaagacgtaaacataaatttgaaattgataaaagtatacattgttcaaaggatttagatggtaaaggtaatgttttaggtcatgcattttttccagatatgaataataatcctgtagaaatacatatggatgatgatgaaatatggtatttagagatgaatactaatacaccaaaaggacaaacaaatctatttgaagtattaatacatgagattggtcattcattaggtctacgacattcagatgattatggttcaataatgtatgcatactataatggatctcatttagaattatctcaagatgatattgatgctattcaaagtttatatggtaaacaatcaacacaaccaacacaagtaccaattaaaccaatttcaccacctatacaatcagaacctatatcattatgtcaaactaaacatattgatcacatattatttatgaatgggattttatatgttttttatcagaaatgggtgtggataattcaaaatacaataccacaatcacaattaataactgattggttaacatttttaccaaatgatgtaaaccgtatagatggtatatatcagagacctagtggtgaacttgttatattttccaataatatggtatatatgatacatttacatacattacaattgatatcaggatatccaaaaccactatctagtacaggtttacgcaataatttcaaattaaatggtatagtgaacacttattctggtagaacatttattttctttaatgactttttctatgctgaaatagatgaatgtaattttaaatataaagtacgtggtattataagtagagaatattctggattaccaactggtataaattcagtatttaggtacattaatg atagatatgcaaaaatgattggttgggatgattgtacagctataattggttgtaatattgtatataaaggaatgatggatagatcagataaaaaggtacatgtattagaatttagacaacaataa